CCCGGATATTTCAGAATTCCTAATGAAATCCAAACCTCAATTAGGGAATATAAGAGATGACTTTGTGTTCAATTACATAACTGTCCATAAAGTTGCTGTACTTCATGTACTGTTGGGGGTTGGGGAGGTTTGGTGATCCACAGTGATGGATTTGGTGAACTCTTTTTCATTGAGCAAAAGTCTAATAAGTAGAAGTAAAAGTTTCAGACCTGCTGAAAATAAATCATATCCACATTATTGTCTATTTTttgagcttttcttttgtttgggAACAACAGCTGAAGCTGCACAGGGCACGAACGGATGAGTTCACACTTTGTATTATaaagtaaaaacactgcaacagCATAAGCACTACTGTCAGCCCCTTTTGAGTAAGTGATAAAGATTCACATGATGTGTAAAAGCAtttctttgttcagtgtttttaccTGCAAACCACCTTTACCTGCTGGCTTGTGTAACTGAAGCCCTCTCCCATTTCATTGGTTCTCTCCTCACTCCTGTGTTGGTCCTCCTGAATGTAAAGCACACTGTGTATAGGCAGTCTGAACATTCCTCAGGATATGGTGCAACTGTTTACAGGCACCAGCACTTCGGTTATGTGAGGCCGCAGCTCCTGTAAAAGTACAGGTGCAACAAGTTTagtgtgtttgggtgtgagCTCACTTCTAAATAAGTACTTATGATAATAGTAATACTAATGAATGATAATTGCAATATGATTATTAACCAAGGCGTTACCACAGCCATAcgaaaatctgtttttaatctcaTGGTTGCACCATCACATGCAGTGTGTATTGAATGTGATGtgcaaaaatatagaaaatatctACCTTGAAAGTTAAATCTGGGCCTCAGAAGAATTAACTTTGTTTGTTGTACAAAATAATGGAACCTTGAGTTGGATGGACCACAAACAAGCATTTTCCTGAGCTTTCAACCATATTACATGGCCCTTATCAGTAAATGGGTGTGTCTCACTAGACTGAGCCAACTCCTTCAACAACTCAACtcgctgatgaagaccatgagatgccATTGAATACTCAGGAAATACTTCTCATACTTCAtaggctaaaaaaaaaccctggtgGATCATCTGAAAAGTGTACAAAGCTGAAATCAGGGCTGTTTGTTAGCTCCTGAAAAgttttggagatacatggttttcacaggacaatGGCAATTTGCAGTTATTGTATCAGAGTGCATTTTAGTGTTTGAGTGttaaaatggataaaaaaacacacttgtaCTGCATGTTTTTCCTTGTTGCACAGGTGGAGTCTCTGAGGAGTGTTGTGGACGGGCTGGAGTCATCACTGGGCATCACACGGGTAGAGCTGGAGGGAGCCATCAGCCGGATGAAGAGGGGCGAGGTGGAGACCAGGCGGGTGGAGGAGGCCCttcaaaagctccagaacgaTCTACTCAGGGACCTTTCAGAGGGCATCAGCGAGGTGAAGGTAGCCCGAGAGAGGGACTTCTCTTCTCTGGAGAAGACCGTAGAGGAGCGTCTGGCTGAGGTGAGTCAGTCCATCACTGCCAGCGTGGTGGAGTTCACCGAAGCTCAGGGCGAGGCGCAGAACCAGCTGGCTGATCTCAAGGCCCGCCTGGGTGACATGGAAGACCCTGCGCTCATCAAACAGGAGCTCTCTGCCATCGTTGATGCCGTAGCTGAAATCAGAACGGCCAAACAGGATTCTGACACCTCGGCCGACTCGCTCAGGGAGCAGATCGGCACCGTGAGGGCAGAGCTCCAGACTCGTAACCAGGAAGTATCCTCGCTGTCTCAGGAAATTGAAACAGTGAGGTCAGTGGTGCATGAGACTGTCGGGAGTCTGAGGCAGTCGCTGTCTGCGGCAGAGGCCGGCGTCCAGGCTCTGAAGGACAAAAGCGAGACACTGGAGAGCAGCGTGGAGCAGGCCGTCGACGCCGCCCGTCATGTGGAGAGGCAGGCGAATGAAGCAGCCGCCGAGTTCAAGAGACGCTCAGACGACCTGGAGGTCAGAGTTAAAGCGTCAGAGGAGAGTGGAGATTCACTGTCGGCGTCAGTGTCAGACATCACCAGCAGAGTGGAATCACTATACGCCAAGTACGACAGCCATGAAAGCACTCTCGCTGCACAGGGGCAGGCGGTGGAGAAGGTCAAAGCTGGCTTGGAGCAGGAAATGGAGGCACTGAAAAGCGGTTTGGGGGAGCTCCAGTCCACTATGGCTGCCCTGGGTGACGCCCAGGCCGAGTCAGCGTCGCAGGACTCCAGCGTGGGTCAGCAGGTGAAGGACTTGGAGGAGAGGCTCGCCGCTCTGgagggcagcagcagcgtgaagccagagcagctgcagagcttaAGAAGCATGGTAGCAGGCTTGGAAGCCAAAGCGGCCAAGCTAGAAGGCCACGATGAGGCGATTTCTACCCTTCAGAAGGCTCTGCAGGAGACCACACAGACACTGGCGGGCTTATCCAAAGCCGGTGGCATGAAGGGAAAGTAGCGATTTTGAGTTAGCAGTGTGACATCGGGATACCAAAACATGGACAATAACGACTCCCTCGGGGTGACCATATCCCACCTTTCCTGTTTCCATGAAGAATTCTTTCTCAAACTCGATGGTTGATGTTGCACACGTTAGTTAAAAAAGTAGCCAGTGTGAGGGAAACTGGTTGGAGAGCTGGGACTGCTGATCTGTGAATTCAACTCCACATCATTCtgcactgtagttttttttttttctaatgttttgttttataaaatTTCACGTGCCGATGCTGTTTTTTTGAAAACCAAACGGATGCAATAATGAGCTCCTTTTGAGCACTCCTATGTTTACTcactcatgtttttttaagaataaaaactCTTGTTGACCCAAAAGCTGTGAGGAGTGTGAAGTTACGATTGATTGCTTTGCTGTAGCTGCCTGTGCCGTTACATCATGGTGATACATTGATTGTATGGGTGGGAGTGGGCTGATAGGCGTGATCTACCCAAAGGGCTGCTGAAATCATGCTAAAACCCAACAGGAATTCCAGCTCAATTGCATaatccacctttttttttttaaatataacaaTTAGAATTTTTTGAATGAACCTCTCACGTGAAGCTCAACTCGTTAAAGCAGCACGAGACATATTTCACATGTAAAGCCAGCGAGGACTGAGTACCACGCGCCGAGCTCTTTTATGTGCAGACAGAGGACACGGACAACATGTAATTTTCCTCGTCCAGGTGTTCTGCTGTACTACGCTTCCTCGTCAAACCCCCGAGGCTGCAGTTGTGCGAGCACTTCAAAGTGATCTAT
This region of Chelmon rostratus isolate fCheRos1 chromosome 22, fCheRos1.pri, whole genome shotgun sequence genomic DNA includes:
- the ckap4 gene encoding cytoskeleton-associated protein 4, translating into MTAKNRHKNSSGEKSAASSQDDASKKSQKSASNGVSGPGPQGPRSGSCLGFVVTAVFYITLLGAAGFAAFYLQQVVEEIRQASARQEESARQSAELGTKMESVAQQVESLRSVVDGLESSLGITRVELEGAISRMKRGEVETRRVEEALQKLQNDLLRDLSEGISEVKVARERDFSSLEKTVEERLAEVSQSITASVVEFTEAQGEAQNQLADLKARLGDMEDPALIKQELSAIVDAVAEIRTAKQDSDTSADSLREQIGTVRAELQTRNQEVSSLSQEIETVRSVVHETVGSLRQSLSAAEAGVQALKDKSETLESSVEQAVDAARHVERQANEAAAEFKRRSDDLEVRVKASEESGDSLSASVSDITSRVESLYAKYDSHESTLAAQGQAVEKVKAGLEQEMEALKSGLGELQSTMAALGDAQAESASQDSSVGQQVKDLEERLAALEGSSSVKPEQLQSLRSMVAGLEAKAAKLEGHDEAISTLQKALQETTQTLAGLSKAGGMKGK